The following are encoded in a window of Sphaerisporangium siamense genomic DNA:
- a CDS encoding monooxygenase, whose protein sequence is MNNAARPARWFGGVAIALAGALLVASCGGGGNATTTGAQSSATAQASQQAQTPSTGAHGGHGGTFSAPPAAPLRESERFVEVKLAEPYKPAAPNGGTDEYRCFIVDPGLTEQAFLTGSQFFPQNTSLVHHAIIFRVDPDKVQQAQDLDAKTPGEGWTCFGNSGVDGGGWVGHWAPGANETLLKQKVGYPLQPGSKLVMQIHYNLLASGGKADQSDQSSMRLRLTDGKAELKPLATGLLQAPIELPCTSQESGPLCDRDTAVKDVVSRFGTDSGENVAQLAQYCGQGKPLTPGPTQHCDSKFEGKATIYATAGHMHLLGRAIKVEMNPGTPKAKTLLDIPSYDFDDQQIRPLPEPVTVKPGDNLRVTCTHDAGLRKTLPALQGLPARYVVWGEGTSDEMCLGLLVMSPEGRQRAGAGG, encoded by the coding sequence ATGAACAACGCGGCCCGGCCGGCGCGATGGTTCGGCGGAGTGGCAATCGCCCTCGCCGGCGCCCTTCTCGTCGCGTCATGCGGGGGAGGTGGCAACGCGACCACCACCGGGGCACAGAGCAGCGCGACGGCCCAAGCCTCACAACAGGCCCAGACACCGTCGACCGGCGCCCACGGCGGGCACGGCGGCACCTTCTCCGCACCGCCCGCGGCTCCCTTACGCGAGTCCGAGCGCTTCGTCGAGGTCAAGCTGGCCGAGCCCTACAAGCCCGCGGCGCCGAACGGCGGGACCGACGAGTACCGCTGCTTCATCGTCGACCCCGGCCTCACCGAGCAGGCGTTCCTGACCGGCAGCCAGTTCTTCCCGCAGAACACCTCGCTCGTCCACCACGCGATCATCTTCCGCGTCGACCCCGACAAGGTGCAGCAGGCCCAGGACCTCGACGCGAAGACGCCGGGCGAGGGCTGGACCTGCTTCGGCAACTCGGGCGTCGACGGCGGCGGTTGGGTGGGCCACTGGGCGCCCGGCGCGAACGAGACGCTGCTCAAGCAGAAGGTCGGCTATCCGCTCCAGCCCGGCAGCAAGCTCGTCATGCAGATCCACTACAACCTGCTCGCCTCGGGCGGCAAGGCCGACCAGAGCGACCAGTCGAGCATGCGGCTACGGCTCACCGATGGCAAGGCCGAGCTCAAGCCGCTGGCCACCGGGTTGCTTCAGGCCCCGATCGAGCTGCCCTGCACGAGCCAGGAGTCCGGTCCCCTCTGCGACCGTGACACCGCCGTCAAGGACGTCGTGAGCCGCTTCGGCACGGACTCGGGCGAGAACGTCGCCCAGCTCGCGCAGTACTGCGGCCAGGGCAAACCGCTCACCCCCGGGCCTACCCAGCACTGCGACAGCAAGTTCGAAGGCAAGGCGACGATCTACGCCACCGCGGGGCACATGCACCTGCTCGGACGCGCGATCAAGGTCGAGATGAACCCGGGCACGCCCAAGGCGAAGACGCTGCTGGACATCCCGTCCTACGACTTCGACGACCAGCAGATCCGCCCGTTGCCCGAGCCCGTCACCGTCAAGCCCGGCGACAACCTCCGCGTGACCTGCACCCACGACGCCGGCCTGCGCAAGACCCTGCCCGCGCTCCAGGGCCTGCCCGCGCGGTACGTGGTGTGGGGCGAGGGCACGAGCGACGAGATGTGCCTCGGCCTGCTCGTCATGTCCCCCGAGGGCCGGCAGCGGGCGGGCGCGGGCGGCTGA
- the bluB gene encoding 5,6-dimethylbenzimidazole synthase gives MDNRFYDVIHRRRDVRGQFTGAPIPDRVLHRVLSAAHAAPSVGLSQPWDFIVVRDDAVRAAFHEHVTAERETFAATLDAAAAERFARIKIEGVLESTLSIVVTYDPGRGAPAVLGRHAIADTGLYSVCLAIQNLWLAATAEGLGVGWVSFYREPFVAGLLGVPAGIRPVAWLCVGPVTHLEAAPDLERHGWRHRRPLRKAVHHDRW, from the coding sequence ATGGACAACCGGTTCTACGACGTCATCCACCGCCGCCGGGACGTGCGCGGCCAGTTCACCGGCGCGCCGATCCCCGATCGGGTGCTGCACCGCGTCCTGTCCGCGGCGCACGCCGCGCCGAGCGTCGGTCTGTCCCAGCCGTGGGACTTCATCGTCGTGCGGGACGACGCGGTCCGCGCGGCCTTCCACGAGCACGTGACGGCCGAGCGTGAGACCTTCGCCGCGACGCTCGACGCCGCGGCGGCGGAGCGGTTCGCCCGGATCAAGATCGAGGGCGTGCTGGAGTCGACGCTGTCGATCGTCGTCACCTACGACCCCGGGCGCGGCGCGCCCGCCGTGCTGGGCCGGCACGCCATCGCCGACACGGGCCTGTACTCGGTGTGCCTGGCCATCCAGAACCTGTGGCTGGCCGCGACCGCCGAGGGCCTCGGCGTCGGCTGGGTGTCGTTCTACCGCGAGCCGTTCGTCGCCGGGCTGCTCGGCGTGCCCGCGGGCATCCGCCCGGTGGCCTGGCTCTGCGTCGGCCCCGTGACCCACCTGGAGGCCGCGCCGGACCTGGAACGGCACGGCTGGCGGCACCGGCGCCCGCTGCGGAAGGCCGTCCACCACGACCGGTGGTGA
- a CDS encoding winged helix DNA-binding domain-containing protein — MKLTWDAVLAWRMRRQFLDRPASVSTEQVVRRLCGVQSQVRSYAELAVAVRSPAPAKDAVQRGIAAKALMRTWAMRGTLHALSTRDAPAFLSLLASARTWEKGAWQRSFLDAPRMARLADAVRAELDGAVLTREELVAAVERRTRDATISEAVRSGWGTVLKPLAWLGDLCNGDGDDGRVTFTNPATYLPGWPGLPEPDAAARVAIPAYLSAYGPAGPDAFNRWLVRGALKKTTVRRWFADLGDILTEVDVEGERLWVRTEDAGSLASAAPTDMLRLLPAFDQYVLGVGTDDTRVVPAAHRKDVSRTAGWISPVLVHAGTVTGVWENDEGALSVSLFPGAPKPDTAALETEATHLGALLSGGRPISIAIS; from the coding sequence ATGAAGCTGACCTGGGACGCCGTTCTCGCCTGGCGCATGCGGCGGCAGTTCCTGGACCGCCCGGCGTCCGTCTCCACCGAGCAGGTCGTCCGCCGGTTGTGCGGGGTCCAGAGCCAGGTGAGGTCCTACGCCGAACTCGCGGTGGCGGTGCGCTCGCCCGCGCCGGCGAAGGACGCCGTCCAGCGCGGGATCGCCGCCAAGGCGCTGATGCGCACCTGGGCCATGCGCGGCACCCTGCACGCCCTGTCCACCCGTGACGCGCCCGCCTTCCTGTCGCTGCTGGCCTCGGCCCGCACCTGGGAGAAGGGCGCCTGGCAGCGGTCCTTCCTGGACGCGCCGCGCATGGCGCGGCTCGCCGACGCCGTCCGCGCCGAGCTGGACGGCGCCGTGCTCACCCGCGAGGAACTGGTCGCGGCCGTCGAGAGGCGGACCAGGGACGCCACGATCTCCGAGGCCGTGCGGTCCGGCTGGGGCACGGTTCTGAAGCCGCTGGCCTGGCTCGGCGACCTGTGCAACGGCGACGGCGACGACGGCCGGGTCACCTTCACCAACCCCGCGACCTACCTTCCCGGCTGGCCGGGGCTGCCCGAGCCCGACGCCGCCGCCCGGGTCGCCATCCCCGCCTACCTGTCGGCGTACGGCCCGGCCGGGCCGGACGCCTTCAACCGCTGGCTGGTGCGCGGCGCGCTCAAGAAGACGACCGTGCGCCGGTGGTTCGCCGACCTCGGCGACATACTCACCGAGGTCGACGTCGAGGGCGAGCGGCTGTGGGTACGCACCGAGGACGCCGGCTCCCTCGCCTCGGCCGCGCCCACCGACATGCTCCGCCTCCTGCCCGCCTTCGACCAGTACGTCCTCGGCGTCGGCACCGACGACACCCGCGTGGTCCCGGCCGCGCACCGCAAGGACGTCAGCAGGACCGCGGGATGGATCTCGCCCGTCCTCGTCCACGCCGGCACGGTGACCGGGGTGTGGGAGAACGACGAGGGGGCGCTCTCCGTGTCCCTGTTCCCGGGCGCCCCGAAGCCGGACACCGCCGCGCTCGAAACCGAGGCGACCCACCTCGGCGCCCTGCTGAGCGGCGGAAGGCCGATCTCGATCGCGATCTCGTGA